One window of Vicinamibacterales bacterium genomic DNA carries:
- a CDS encoding TonB family protein — protein sequence MLNVFRQRSLDKDFEDELRFHLEQRIERNITLGMTRNNAEAEARARFGSVDQVKAGMRDARVVRWPGAFVRAHPRAASALLGAVAGATLFVFLVPGLHVGLSPTIYELTDGVSAPVPLDVRAPEYTTAAKRAKVQGVIRVQCVVRPDGACSDATIVHSLDQTFGLDEQALHAVRSWRFRPAFLGATPVSTRIVMEFTFALR from the coding sequence TTGCTGAACGTCTTCCGACAGCGGTCCCTGGATAAGGATTTCGAAGACGAGTTGCGTTTTCACCTCGAGCAGCGCATCGAACGCAACATCACGCTCGGGATGACGAGGAACAACGCGGAAGCTGAGGCGCGAGCGCGGTTTGGCAGCGTCGATCAAGTAAAGGCCGGGATGCGTGACGCGCGCGTCGTACGGTGGCCAGGGGCGTTCGTTAGGGCACATCCCCGCGCGGCCTCGGCACTCTTGGGCGCCGTGGCTGGCGCGACGCTCTTCGTGTTCTTGGTGCCAGGCCTGCACGTTGGTCTGTCGCCCACGATCTATGAGCTGACGGACGGCGTCTCGGCACCTGTGCCGCTTGACGTGCGCGCGCCGGAGTACACAACAGCCGCCAAGCGCGCCAAAGTTCAAGGGGTGATCCGAGTGCAGTGCGTGGTTCGCCCAGACGGCGCATGCTCTGACGCGACGATCGTGCATTCGCTCGACCAGACCTTTGGGCTCGATGAACAGGCTCTCCACGCCGTTCGTAGTTGGCGGTTTCGACCGGCGTTTCTTGGGGCGACCCCTGTCTCGACCCGCATCGTCATGGAATTCACGTTTGCGCTTCGATGA
- a CDS encoding ion transporter, which translates to MSDRPRLEGRQIQPYQLFMLVLCFWAILSLSVGTVWHLDAETQTILDYADNTVCGLFFVDFLLSWYRAPRKWVYLGSWGWIDLLSSIPTVDALRWGRAARVMRILRVLRGVKSARAIAHFLVERRAQSAFLAALLLSLLLLVFASIAMLQFEASAEGNIRTAEDAMWWAVSTMTTVGYGDTYPTTPEGRMVAVFLMAAGVGIFGTFSGLVASWFLSPAAAETDSDVEELKAMVADIQRRLPPSSGGAV; encoded by the coding sequence ATGTCTGACCGGCCTCGACTCGAAGGACGGCAGATCCAGCCTTACCAGCTGTTCATGCTCGTGCTGTGCTTCTGGGCGATCCTCAGTCTGTCCGTTGGCACTGTGTGGCATCTCGACGCCGAGACTCAGACCATCCTGGACTACGCTGACAACACCGTCTGCGGCCTCTTCTTCGTCGATTTCCTTCTGAGTTGGTACCGAGCACCGAGGAAGTGGGTGTATCTCGGGTCGTGGGGATGGATCGACCTTCTCTCGAGCATTCCTACAGTCGATGCTCTACGCTGGGGACGTGCGGCTCGGGTGATGCGCATCCTTCGTGTGCTTCGTGGCGTGAAATCAGCGCGGGCGATCGCCCACTTTCTGGTCGAGCGGCGAGCTCAGAGCGCATTCTTGGCCGCCTTACTTCTATCCCTGCTGCTCCTCGTGTTCGCGTCCATTGCCATGCTCCAGTTTGAGGCATCCGCCGAAGGAAACATTCGGACGGCCGAAGACGCGATGTGGTGGGCCGTGTCGACGATGACGACGGTCGGTTATGGAGACACCTACCCAACGACCCCAGAAGGCAGGATGGTGGCGGTGTTTCTCATGGCCGCGGGCGTGGGTATCTTCGGTACATTTTCAGGACTCGTAGCGTCGTGGTTCCTCTCGCCAGCCGCGGCAGAGACAGATTCGGATGTCGAAGAGCTCAAAGCCATGGTGGCCGACATTCAGCGACGACTGCCGCCGTCCAGCGGCGGCGCCGTGTGA